The Treponema pectinovorum genome includes a window with the following:
- a CDS encoding TetR/AcrR family transcriptional regulator codes for MPAEKITREKIINAVLDCAFVKSVGGTSLADIAGKLGIKKASLYNHYDSREAMIEDTINYCNEYIKKIPLIPLEMDYTAQKYTAGEVLKGIVHRWFKVNEKEPLIQIYSFLESEKYFSSVVLKIAGDSKRKLVEQAKIALTSLANADKIKFKDEEKIALHAELFVSILYSILDEYIVEKKDDIRSNPRSGEGELFNSLPLEPDLKKTDNLIEEFCCLL; via the coding sequence ATGCCTGCGGAAAAAATTACGAGAGAAAAAATAATCAATGCGGTTTTGGACTGTGCTTTTGTAAAGAGCGTCGGTGGAACTTCGCTTGCAGACATTGCAGGCAAACTCGGCATAAAAAAAGCGAGCCTTTACAATCATTATGACTCTCGGGAAGCGATGATTGAAGACACAATAAATTATTGCAATGAATATATAAAAAAAATTCCGCTAATTCCGCTAGAAATGGATTATACGGCACAAAAATACACAGCAGGCGAAGTTTTAAAGGGAATTGTTCATCGTTGGTTTAAGGTGAACGAAAAAGAACCGTTGATTCAAATTTATTCTTTTTTAGAAAGCGAAAAATATTTTTCATCGGTGGTTTTAAAAATTGCAGGCGATTCAAAACGAAAACTCGTGGAGCAGGCAAAAATCGCTTTAACGAGTCTTGCAAATGCAGACAAGATAAAATTTAAGGATGAAGAAAAAATTGCTTTGCATGCAGAACTTTTTGTTTCTATCCTTTACAGTATTTTAGACGAATACATCGTAGAAAAAAAAGATGATATAAGGTCAAACCCTCGTTCTGGGGAAGGAGAGTTATTTAATTCACTTCCTTTAGAGCCAGATTTAAAAAAGACGGATAATCTTATAGAAGAATTCTGTTGTCTTTTGTAG
- the rsmI gene encoding 16S rRNA (cytidine(1402)-2'-O)-methyltransferase: MSTLYIVGTPIGNLGDITFRAVEILKTVDVIAAEDTRHTLHLLTHFGIRKPLISCRSQNEEFASQKIVNLLDEGQSVAYASDAGTPGISDPGAILAGIARKAGHTVVPVPGPSAFATLVSVAGAGGKTLIFEGFLSPKPGRRHSRLVELLSTGDAVVLYESPFRIVKLLTDIADIDSVRRVVVGRELTKLHEEIIEGTAAEVRDEFSSRQKVLGEFAVFISGNKNSQLSQENADN, from the coding sequence GTGTCCACTCTTTATATAGTTGGTACGCCAATCGGTAATTTGGGCGACATCACGTTTCGAGCGGTAGAAATCTTAAAAACTGTCGATGTGATTGCTGCCGAAGATACTAGGCATACCTTGCACCTTTTGACGCATTTTGGAATTCGAAAACCTCTGATTTCTTGCCGCTCGCAGAATGAAGAATTTGCAAGTCAAAAGATAGTAAACTTGTTGGACGAAGGTCAGTCGGTTGCCTATGCAAGCGATGCAGGAACTCCGGGAATAAGCGATCCAGGGGCGATTCTTGCAGGCATTGCCAGAAAGGCAGGTCATACTGTAGTTCCTGTTCCAGGTCCTAGCGCATTTGCAACCCTTGTAAGCGTGGCTGGTGCTGGTGGAAAAACTCTTATATTTGAAGGCTTCCTTTCTCCTAAACCAGGGCGGAGGCATTCAAGACTTGTGGAATTGCTTTCTACTGGAGATGCTGTAGTTTTGTACGAATCTCCATTTAGAATTGTTAAACTTTTGACGGACATTGCCGATATAGATAGTGTTCGTCGTGTTGTTGTTGGCAGGGAACTGACCAAGTTACACGAAGAAATAATTGAAGGCACGGCAGCGGAAGTGAGAGATGAGTTTTCTTCAAGACAGAAAGTTCTTGGAGAATTCGCAGTTTTTATTTCTGGGAATAAAAATTCTCAACTTTCCCAAGAAAATGCCGATAATTAG
- a CDS encoding flagellar biosynthesis anti-sigma factor FlgM: protein MMVQNINGINPLNSVQNTRRSNDTGKTSSLSAPDSISVSDEAKEAAKAYFLSQVAEETPDVRSELVMAVKEKIKDPNYINSAVLGSTADKILDSWGL from the coding sequence ATGATGGTACAGAATATTAACGGAATAAATCCTCTTAACAGCGTACAGAACACTCGTCGTTCAAATGACACGGGCAAAACCTCATCTTTATCTGCTCCTGATTCAATTAGCGTTTCTGATGAAGCAAAAGAAGCTGCAAAGGCATATTTTTTGAGTCAGGTTGCCGAAGAAACTCCAGATGTGCGCTCAGAACTCGTTATGGCTGTAAAAGAAAAAATCAAAGATCCAAATTACATAAATTCAGCAGTGCTTGGTTCTACTGCCGATAAGATTTTGGACTCTTGGGGTTTATAA
- a CDS encoding iron-containing alcohol dehydrogenase, giving the protein MSDFIFRVSPNIIISSYSASRLGEFALEYGKRFILILDPILKAVGIADKITQSLKDSNVDYFIFDELAQVADSKTARLAINLAKNSHVQGVIAAGGAKALGIARAVAAFCYESEDLYDFIDQPSFPKKAPIPLIALPTTCRAPTLFTDKIPITDSRTHQVKLLKVSYGLCKAAIFDPNMTVTLTEHQINSLSLESLCLCAESYFSQKSNFFSEMLAEKSAILLHYAMDGADSLSITTPKEELLVQGGCMASLAASISSFGPAGIFAIVINGRFKISRSLVSSILFPYVIEDCAKFKTEKVAAFAKLLAIKPSLTSTGATESEILAKSLAENIRQRIAMANLPTRLKDLSITMDQLALAAQDASSLEYANSLPRSMTGDDLFELVKAAF; this is encoded by the coding sequence ATGTCAGATTTTATATTTAGAGTTTCCCCGAATATCATAATTTCATCATATTCTGCGAGCAGGCTTGGCGAGTTTGCCTTGGAATACGGAAAAAGATTCATTTTGATTTTGGATCCAATTTTAAAAGCGGTAGGTATTGCTGATAAAATAACCCAATCTTTAAAAGACAGCAATGTTGATTATTTTATCTTTGATGAACTTGCCCAAGTTGCAGATTCAAAGACCGCTAGGCTTGCTATAAATCTTGCTAAAAATTCGCATGTACAAGGCGTAATAGCCGCTGGTGGTGCAAAAGCCTTGGGAATTGCTAGAGCAGTTGCAGCTTTTTGCTATGAAAGCGAAGATTTGTATGATTTTATTGACCAACCTTCTTTCCCTAAAAAAGCACCAATTCCGCTGATTGCTCTTCCGACAACTTGTAGAGCACCAACTTTATTTACAGACAAGATTCCTATTACAGATTCAAGAACACATCAAGTTAAACTCTTAAAAGTTTCTTATGGACTTTGCAAGGCTGCAATTTTTGATCCAAATATGACTGTAACTCTCACCGAACATCAAATAAATTCACTTTCGCTAGAAAGCCTTTGCCTTTGTGCAGAAAGTTATTTTTCGCAAAAATCGAATTTTTTTAGTGAGATGCTTGCAGAAAAATCCGCAATTCTTTTGCATTATGCTATGGACGGTGCGGACTCTCTTTCTATCACAACTCCAAAAGAAGAATTGTTGGTTCAAGGTGGTTGCATGGCAAGCCTTGCCGCAAGTATTTCATCGTTTGGACCGGCAGGAATTTTTGCTATTGTCATAAACGGTCGTTTTAAAATAAGCCGCTCGCTTGTAAGTTCAATTTTATTTCCGTATGTAATTGAAGACTGTGCAAAATTTAAAACAGAAAAAGTCGCTGCTTTTGCAAAACTTTTGGCTATAAAACCATCCCTTACATCTACAGGAGCGACAGAATCAGAAATCCTTGCAAAATCTCTTGCAGAAAATATCCGCCAGAGGATTGCAATGGCAAATCTTCCAACACGTTTAAAGGATTTGTCTATCACGATGGATCAACTTGCTCTTGCAGCACAAGACGCTTCGAGTCTGGAATATGCAAACTCTCTCCCGCGCTCAATGACTGGTGACGATCTTTTTGAGCTCGTAAAAGCGGCTTTTTAA
- a CDS encoding TrmH family RNA methyltransferase, whose amino-acid sequence MIDPGKLSQLEGGQKRRKIALTFGALERDILGISEKGNEYNYKNISRAQYIKKLIEITLKDPLLSADASVLLKNVLNEEPFDEKRACNLARNAMFAIIGTFPAEWDLIIAPHPLLKDEKGLVKVRDFFPEVYVYAEDIRSPFNLGSIFRSAEALGVEQVLISPLCVPPNHPKAERSAMGCIETLGYQKMNLQELGEFAKQKEIPIFVLETGGTPIDKFEFPQKGICIIGSEELGVSPQSLEKATYGCVTIPMKGLKASLNVGVAYGILMQKWAESLEHKN is encoded by the coding sequence ATGATAGACCCTGGAAAATTGAGCCAACTCGAAGGTGGTCAAAAAAGACGAAAAATAGCTCTTACATTTGGCGCACTGGAACGCGATATTTTAGGAATTTCCGAAAAAGGTAACGAATACAATTACAAAAATATTTCTCGCGCTCAATATATAAAAAAGCTCATAGAAATAACCTTAAAGGACCCGCTTTTATCGGCGGACGCTTCCGTATTGTTAAAAAATGTTTTAAATGAAGAGCCTTTCGACGAAAAACGGGCTTGTAATCTTGCGCGCAATGCAATGTTTGCAATCATAGGAACTTTTCCTGCGGAGTGGGATTTAATAATCGCTCCGCATCCTTTGCTCAAAGATGAAAAAGGACTTGTAAAGGTGCGAGATTTTTTCCCCGAGGTTTACGTCTATGCAGAAGATATACGTTCGCCGTTTAATTTGGGCTCAATTTTTCGCAGCGCAGAAGCGTTGGGCGTTGAACAGGTTTTAATAAGTCCGCTTTGCGTGCCTCCAAATCATCCAAAAGCAGAACGCAGTGCAATGGGTTGCATAGAAACTTTGGGTTACCAAAAAATGAATTTGCAAGAATTGGGCGAATTTGCAAAACAAAAAGAAATCCCGATTTTCGTTTTGGAAACAGGCGGAACACCAATCGACAAGTTTGAATTTCCACAAAAAGGAATCTGCATAATCGGCTCAGAAGAATTGGGCGTAAGTCCACAATCGCTAGAAAAAGCGACTTATGGCTGCGTAACAATTCCAATGAAAGGCCTAAAGGCAAGTCTCAACGTCGGCGTTGCCTACGGAATTTTAATGCAAAAATGGGCCGAATCTCTTGAACATAAAAATTAA
- a CDS encoding small ribosomal subunit Rsm22 family protein: MEQNTTKWYEKASGKKSQNPKNKKLKLEKTKSEKSKASIFEKNADKKSQKNKSEKSTNLKSKRDDFSKDIKPSTKTLSNAISMFDEKNIPQDALQILNDFSSIVNSTIRLSKKQQILLESKIKDLSHQLTDERNSRRLGYMNDSAHIAAYINYFMWWNLVRLTRLFANLPKNSFNLNDGDVCLDIGSGPLTVPVALWLSCPELRAKKLTFYVLDLSQNALALGEEIYLAIAAKTLKQNEEPWKIVRVKGTIGTSIKEKPNLITCANVFNEIAQNSEMPSDFLAKKYTKEIESYFEKDCEKEQTVFVVEPGVPYAARLVSLMRDSFIRLNFMPVSPCPHIHSCPMEGRTTANPSGKWCNFAFNTETAPEELLKFSKKANLPKERAVLSYVLSKRSKQEYKTPNDKNLVLRVASDFIRLPELKKNGYYCCSEIGLVMAVDISNSRPENGDLLKVKMPKNIENLGRDKKSGALFVNI; the protein is encoded by the coding sequence ATGGAACAAAACACAACAAAATGGTACGAAAAAGCTTCTGGCAAAAAAAGTCAAAATCCCAAAAATAAAAAATTAAAACTCGAAAAGACGAAATCCGAAAAATCAAAAGCGAGTATTTTTGAAAAAAACGCTGACAAAAAATCGCAAAAAAATAAATCTGAGAAAAGCACGAATTTAAAATCGAAAAGGGATGATTTTTCAAAAGATATAAAACCGTCCACAAAAACACTTTCCAATGCAATTTCGATGTTCGACGAAAAAAATATTCCGCAAGACGCACTGCAAATATTGAACGACTTTTCTTCCATCGTTAATTCGACGATAAGACTTTCTAAAAAACAGCAAATTTTGTTGGAGTCCAAAATAAAAGATTTGAGCCATCAACTTACAGACGAACGGAACTCTCGCAGGCTTGGATATATGAACGATTCTGCTCACATAGCCGCATACATAAATTATTTTATGTGGTGGAATCTGGTGCGGCTGACTCGACTTTTTGCAAACTTGCCAAAAAATTCGTTCAACCTAAATGATGGAGATGTTTGCCTTGATATTGGAAGCGGTCCTTTAACGGTTCCTGTTGCATTGTGGCTTTCTTGCCCAGAGTTGCGAGCAAAAAAATTGACTTTTTACGTTTTAGACCTTTCGCAAAATGCGCTTGCTTTAGGAGAAGAAATCTACCTTGCGATCGCTGCAAAAACTTTGAAACAAAACGAAGAGCCTTGGAAAATTGTGCGTGTAAAAGGTACGATTGGAACTAGCATAAAAGAAAAACCAAATCTTATAACCTGTGCAAACGTCTTTAACGAAATTGCGCAAAATAGCGAAATGCCAAGCGATTTTCTTGCAAAAAAATATACGAAAGAAATTGAATCTTATTTTGAAAAAGATTGTGAAAAAGAACAGACCGTTTTTGTTGTAGAGCCTGGTGTTCCGTATGCAGCAAGGCTTGTAAGTTTGATGCGTGATTCTTTTATAAGGCTGAATTTTATGCCTGTAAGTCCGTGTCCACATATCCACTCGTGCCCAATGGAAGGAAGAACGACTGCAAACCCATCTGGAAAATGGTGCAATTTTGCCTTTAACACAGAAACTGCTCCAGAAGAGCTTTTAAAATTTTCTAAAAAAGCGAATTTGCCTAAAGAACGAGCAGTTTTAAGCTATGTGCTTTCTAAAAGAAGTAAGCAAGAATATAAAACTCCGAATGATAAAAACCTTGTGCTTAGAGTTGCCTCTGATTTTATACGCTTGCCTGAATTAAAAAAGAATGGATATTACTGTTGCAGCGAAATTGGACTTGTTATGGCAGTTGATATTTCTAACTCAAGACCAGAAAATGGCGACCTTTTAAAAGTTAAGATGCCAAAAAACATAGAAAATCTGGGGCGAGACAAAAAATCTGGTGCACTTTTTGTAAATATTTAG
- a CDS encoding MerR family transcriptional regulator, which translates to MTYSIGEAEEITGIKSHILRYWEEVIPGFAPRKDLGGRRIYSERDIDLILRLKYLINEKKFTIEGARDEILRETANYDSKAELFDSIRQIRSELSNLYMIIRKYRK; encoded by the coding sequence GTGACTTATTCGATTGGAGAAGCAGAAGAAATTACAGGAATAAAATCTCACATATTGCGATACTGGGAAGAAGTTATTCCAGGTTTTGCGCCTCGTAAAGATTTGGGCGGAAGGCGAATATACTCTGAGCGCGATATAGATTTGATTCTCCGCTTAAAATATCTAATCAACGAAAAAAAATTTACGATAGAAGGTGCCAGGGACGAAATTTTAAGGGAAACAGCAAATTACGATTCAAAGGCAGAACTTTTTGACTCAATCAGGCAAATAAGAAGCGAACTTTCAAACCTCTATATGATAATTCGCAAATACAGAAAATAA
- the der gene encoding ribosome biogenesis GTPase Der, with amino-acid sequence MKKQKPNFSLPKPQKNQAAKEILQEEIPELYDIQNGDEYGEEDFSSTEPLKFFPEKSYKNLPTVAIAGRPNVGKSTLFNRFMHKRLAIVDPTPGVTRDPVESTAFIDGKPVRLIDTGGFKLDRIEGSREAEMDALVVEKSLSIIKNADAIILLLEAGKITGEDEEFIHILRPYWDKVTVAINKCEGGNGESVSWNYLKYGFSDILFISADHGDRISELAKQVTSKLDFSKVEEGEEEKVIKISIVGKPNTGKSTLSNRLTGTTKSIVSDYAGTTRDVVEGKFSFGKYNFQVLDTAGIRRKAKVKENVEYYSVNRAIKTLDECDIVFLMIDAEQGLAEQDKKICSLAYEKGRGIIFVLNKWDLKEQTKKVYKETVDYIQFMFGQMKFAPILRLSALNGDGVKELMEATVKMYKQLTTKIETSALNKALDDWLFRYPPPASKAIHFKIRYMTQTSVNPIAFRIFATSPDNVPESYVTYLKNRIREDLGFDFIPIMLEMKKSRKKWENRFDER; translated from the coding sequence ATGAAAAAACAAAAACCAAATTTCTCGTTACCAAAGCCTCAAAAAAATCAGGCCGCAAAGGAAATTTTACAAGAAGAAATCCCAGAACTTTATGATATACAAAATGGCGATGAATACGGCGAAGAAGATTTTTCTAGCACAGAGCCTTTAAAGTTTTTTCCAGAAAAAAGTTATAAGAATCTTCCCACAGTTGCAATCGCAGGCCGTCCAAATGTCGGAAAATCAACCTTGTTCAATCGATTTATGCACAAAAGGCTTGCAATAGTAGATCCAACTCCTGGCGTTACAAGAGACCCTGTTGAATCAACTGCCTTTATAGACGGTAAACCAGTGCGCCTTATAGACACGGGCGGATTTAAATTGGACAGAATAGAAGGTAGCCGCGAAGCCGAAATGGACGCTTTGGTTGTAGAAAAATCGCTTTCAATCATAAAAAATGCCGATGCTATAATTTTACTTTTGGAAGCAGGAAAAATCACTGGCGAAGACGAAGAATTCATCCATATTTTGCGTCCATATTGGGATAAAGTTACAGTTGCAATAAACAAATGCGAAGGTGGCAATGGCGAAAGCGTAAGCTGGAATTATTTAAAATATGGTTTTTCGGACATTCTTTTTATTTCTGCCGATCACGGAGACCGCATTAGCGAATTGGCAAAACAGGTAACTTCAAAACTCGACTTTTCTAAAGTGGAAGAAGGCGAAGAAGAAAAAGTCATAAAAATTTCTATAGTAGGAAAACCAAATACAGGAAAGTCGACTCTCTCAAATAGGCTTACAGGAACAACAAAATCGATAGTTTCAGACTACGCAGGAACTACGAGAGATGTTGTTGAAGGTAAATTTTCGTTTGGAAAATACAATTTTCAAGTTTTGGACACGGCAGGCATAAGGCGCAAAGCAAAGGTCAAAGAAAATGTCGAATACTATTCTGTAAACAGAGCGATAAAAACCTTAGACGAATGCGACATTGTATTTTTAATGATTGATGCTGAACAGGGACTTGCAGAGCAGGATAAAAAAATATGCTCGCTCGCTTACGAAAAAGGCAGAGGAATAATTTTTGTATTAAACAAGTGGGATTTAAAAGAGCAGACAAAAAAAGTCTACAAAGAAACTGTAGATTACATTCAATTTATGTTTGGACAGATGAAATTTGCTCCGATTCTTCGCCTTAGCGCGTTAAACGGAGATGGCGTAAAAGAACTTATGGAAGCAACCGTAAAAATGTACAAGCAGCTTACGACAAAAATAGAAACTTCCGCCTTGAACAAGGCTCTCGACGACTGGCTTTTTCGCTATCCGCCACCTGCATCCAAGGCAATTCATTTTAAAATTCGCTATATGACGCAGACGAGCGTAAATCCAATCGCCTTTAGAATTTTTGCGACAAGCCCCGACAATGTTCCAGAAAGCTATGTAACATATTTAAAAAATCGCATAAGGGAAGATTTGGGATTCGACTTTATTCCTATAATGCTGGAGATGAAAAAAAGCCGCAAAAAATGGGAAAATCGATTTGACGAGCGATAA
- the ptsP gene encoding phosphoenolpyruvate--protein phosphotransferase → MNVFLGTSASSGIGIGKAFVVPKQEKRIIPRRKILENERQIQWENFEKSLANVVVDISQKLAASKNDKIQSQLYETYFLMLNDPEFLKELKNAFYSHSLNIEFVLDRQTEKYANKLRSSGNEYLAERAQDICDIFGKVLDDLLDFHPFNMDSIPDSCVIVATQINPSDTLILSKRKIAGLALTEGGVSSHVGILARNYGIPAVFALEEITSQIKTGETVVVDGDSGEVISNPNDEALAQFNKKIEEEKINRLLLEKFRNVKAATKDGENFNIFANIGTVEEAQQALQEGADGIGLFRTEFLFMSESNAGRSNLFDEESQFMAYKKVLETMGKKPVTIRTLDAGGDKFINSSEIQFKEEKNPLMGLRAIRLSLANPLQLKIQFRALYRASVFGNLKIMLPLITNVTQVEQTLEIAKTAREELKTEGIEFKNDVPIGIMIETAAAALTADCLAKVSDFFSIGTNDLTQYTIGVDRENASVAPLYDEFHLAVLRMIENTISEGEKAKIDVSVCGEMASRKSSVLVLAGMGVRNFSMSPKMICPIKELLSRYSVKELQNISSKQLNSL, encoded by the coding sequence ATGAATGTTTTTTTAGGCACATCGGCTTCTTCTGGAATAGGCATAGGAAAAGCCTTTGTTGTTCCAAAACAAGAAAAGCGAATAATTCCCCGCAGAAAAATATTAGAAAACGAAAGACAAATTCAATGGGAAAATTTTGAAAAATCGCTCGCAAATGTTGTGGTAGATATTTCTCAAAAACTTGCAGCATCAAAAAACGACAAGATTCAAAGTCAACTTTACGAAACCTATTTTTTGATGCTCAATGACCCAGAATTCTTAAAAGAACTAAAAAATGCATTTTACAGCCACAGTTTGAATATTGAATTTGTATTGGACCGCCAGACAGAAAAATATGCAAATAAATTGCGTTCAAGCGGAAACGAATACCTTGCAGAACGTGCGCAGGACATCTGCGACATTTTTGGCAAAGTTTTAGACGATCTGCTGGATTTTCATCCGTTCAATATGGATTCAATTCCAGACAGTTGCGTAATAGTTGCAACTCAAATAAATCCAAGCGACACTCTAATCCTTTCCAAAAGAAAAATTGCAGGGCTTGCGCTTACAGAAGGCGGAGTTTCAAGCCACGTTGGAATTCTTGCGCGAAATTACGGAATTCCAGCGGTTTTTGCATTGGAAGAAATCACTTCGCAGATAAAAACTGGCGAAACAGTTGTTGTTGACGGCGACTCTGGAGAAGTTATCTCAAATCCGAATGACGAGGCTCTTGCTCAATTCAATAAAAAAATTGAAGAAGAAAAAATAAATCGACTCCTGCTAGAAAAATTCCGCAACGTAAAAGCGGCAACCAAAGACGGCGAAAACTTTAATATCTTTGCAAATATTGGAACTGTAGAAGAAGCGCAACAAGCATTACAAGAAGGTGCAGACGGAATCGGACTATTTAGAACAGAATTTCTTTTTATGAGCGAGTCCAATGCTGGCCGTTCAAACCTTTTTGATGAAGAATCGCAGTTTATGGCATATAAAAAGGTTTTAGAGACTATGGGCAAAAAGCCTGTAACGATAAGAACTTTGGATGCAGGTGGCGACAAATTTATAAATTCTTCAGAAATACAATTTAAAGAAGAAAAAAATCCACTTATGGGTTTAAGGGCAATTCGTTTAAGCCTTGCAAATCCGCTCCAGCTAAAAATTCAATTTAGGGCGCTTTACCGAGCGAGCGTTTTTGGAAATTTAAAAATAATGCTGCCTCTAATAACAAATGTTACACAAGTTGAACAGACTTTAGAGATTGCAAAAACTGCAAGGGAAGAATTAAAAACCGAAGGAATAGAATTTAAAAACGATGTTCCAATCGGCATCATGATAGAAACTGCGGCGGCGGCTTTAACAGCGGATTGTCTTGCAAAAGTGAGCGATTTTTTTTCTATCGGAACGAACGATCTTACTCAATACACGATTGGAGTTGATAGAGAAAATGCGTCTGTTGCTCCGCTGTATGATGAATTTCATCTTGCGGTTTTAAGAATGATAGAAAACACGATAAGCGAAGGCGAAAAAGCAAAAATCGATGTTTCTGTCTGTGGCGAAATGGCAAGCCGAAAATCCAGCGTCTTAGTTCTCGCAGGAATGGGCGTTAGAAATTTTAGCATGAGTCCAAAGATGATTTGCCCTATAAAAGAACTGCTTTCTCGCTACTCTGTTAAAGAACTTCAAAACATCTCGTCAAAACAACTTAATTCGTTGTAA
- a CDS encoding YchJ family protein: MSEKDLCPCGSGKKYEECCELIIKGKSKALTAESLMRARYTAYVKHEIDFIISSCEEGEKIAEIDRKATEEWSKQSTWHGLKILNVNKGGENDDEGFVEFEASYTDKNKLKEIHHENAYFKKIDGNWMYEVGDVKPMTVVREGKKVGRNDPCPCGSGKKYKKCCGK, from the coding sequence ATGTCAGAAAAAGATTTGTGTCCTTGTGGATCTGGTAAAAAATACGAAGAGTGCTGCGAACTCATAATAAAAGGCAAATCAAAAGCGCTAACTGCCGAAAGTCTTATGCGCGCCCGCTATACCGCTTATGTAAAACACGAAATTGACTTTATCATCTCTTCCTGCGAGGAAGGCGAAAAGATTGCAGAAATAGATCGAAAGGCAACTGAAGAATGGTCCAAACAGTCTACTTGGCACGGATTAAAAATTTTGAATGTAAATAAAGGTGGCGAAAATGATGATGAAGGTTTTGTCGAATTTGAAGCCTCTTATACAGATAAAAATAAATTAAAAGAAATTCATCACGAAAATGCTTACTTTAAAAAGATTGATGGAAACTGGATGTACGAAGTTGGCGATGTAAAACCTATGACAGTTGTGCGCGAAGGCAAAAAAGTTGGACGCAACGACCCTTGTCCTTGTGGCAGTGGAAAAAAATATAAAAAATGCTGCGGTAAATAA
- the rlmB gene encoding 23S rRNA (guanosine(2251)-2'-O)-methyltransferase RlmB, which translates to MAQIITGFHAIEEKLNYALENGTNEGFSIKLSKTGPRIKKILEVAKKAEIPIENTDSKTLDSLVKVLPEVAREHRGIVLLTNEANTKAENAIDFDQWILQSKKEDSLQTVLILDSITDPHNVGAIIRSCDQFGVSLVVMPERHSSNNFSENEIIARSSAGANVYVPIAIVKNLVRTVKSLKDADFWVYGADAGGESVQKLKFPQKTAIVMGSEGSGISRLLKEECDSILSIPTCGKIDSLNVSVATGVLLYERYRQSL; encoded by the coding sequence ATGGCTCAGATAATAACAGGATTTCATGCGATAGAAGAAAAACTAAATTATGCGCTGGAAAATGGCACAAACGAAGGCTTTTCTATCAAACTTTCAAAGACAGGCCCTAGAATAAAAAAAATATTGGAAGTTGCAAAAAAAGCAGAAATTCCAATTGAAAATACGGACTCAAAAACTCTCGATTCACTTGTAAAGGTTTTGCCAGAAGTTGCAAGGGAACATCGCGGAATCGTTTTGCTTACAAATGAGGCAAATACAAAAGCGGAAAATGCAATAGATTTTGACCAGTGGATTTTGCAGTCAAAAAAAGAAGATTCGCTACAAACTGTTTTAATCTTAGACAGCATAACAGACCCTCACAATGTAGGTGCAATAATTCGGTCGTGCGATCAGTTTGGTGTAAGCCTTGTTGTAATGCCAGAGCGGCACAGTTCAAATAATTTTTCTGAAAACGAAATAATTGCACGTTCATCGGCGGGCGCAAATGTCTATGTTCCTATTGCCATCGTAAAAAATTTGGTGCGTACTGTAAAAAGTTTAAAGGATGCAGATTTTTGGGTTTATGGGGCGGATGCTGGAGGAGAGAGCGTTCAAAAGCTCAAATTTCCGCAAAAAACTGCAATCGTAATGGGCAGCGAAGGCAGTGGAATTTCTCGTCTCCTAAAAGAAGAGTGCGATTCAATTTTGAGCATTCCAACTTGTGGCAAAATCGACAGTTTAAATGTTTCTGTGGCAACTGGGGTTCTCTTATACGAAAGATACAGGCAATCGCTGTAA